Proteins encoded in a region of the Bactrocera tryoni isolate S06 chromosome 4, CSIRO_BtryS06_freeze2, whole genome shotgun sequence genome:
- the LOC120774870 gene encoding uncharacterized protein LOC120774870 isoform X1, with protein MDARKQKRLGAAPIASFEKSFEDTAAAGNTAHTSTTSAMTSSSSATAAAVMPAASISGSTKFNASQEHEALAKDIHSNGEMLMEPREHINKTAADTATAIGKARNAQAEQPSIAVSLSGSAVVATDAIAAAAAVSPSNRTKHEGNNTRRPPLLKATISASTTAGGGDTVGQPQTQHQQLAAGVGGAYKGATTLATPSTPRIELSRASSSSHHEEDSRESSPENVFEQVGTGTLQETIGLGFREEGALELRSSTEELYFMDPEQKKEEQEKIQQQQQVKRSSPHIFKFDDHQSYLQQHQRKDSASSEVAALLCISGRTSRISSVGSQGSAVSRLSAVSGVSRSPSPHRMLLETSFCGPKPLENVVDGRVSTTIEPPTVELLEQVLLSRKHDPTQAVLAEGITVESSPKKKPTSLSNGEAKPPMKSTKKAERPNAVAIAPGGVAKPVMGAQRRSNKSPGQMVIGKTPSGTEYIRINLKPDYMYNDKGIAPHEKIVEAPNSIAPLYSRSQKKPASLSLGRTAVDENRLTPTASPKPTRHGALTKDTHGSRSPSPATVSVSRKSSFSSLFRLGGKDSPDSPRERSRSRSKSKERPTPQSQNVTPSKQKSVLAIFKPGKRGSNAGADAKSSKSSSPIDGHELQQQMQQMRSKSHTPSSTTTGGGSRPASRLRYYDEPVEGVIHIPLHTPPEEKEARKLLHGIQQLNAEPMRPVPTAITASQLAAAAAALKPVGARKGSGSGSSGSGQSQPRSQQVEKLQRLENLDAIHTLSQEDDNKERTWSLEVNKYSSQDSQETAGSETSYASAIKVNIRSNLANVKENVVQENGMAAEAEIHRLPSVDSGGETKIVETVATVNVNITQVQPENEHTKEKRRLLFTTRLGSGSQDPIFSTQFSISKTESQSSQLSEQVQETIIESPGSETLHRQGTVIRRSEEEVELNASTKIQESKESMKLPPKRRTSTEISARRQKSISTSEDEKHIVQTTVTAVVMRRKESHEEPRRKSRSTSEDDADAGGGIVNQRHSRYLENFDVRKKYHENVPRKPKRQSVSEPKHGDSTEDAIVHVAEQRDDQKLSKQHQQRKPTLPQPPPPSTAPSPSPPPTTSSVAGSRSPTPTQRVPRSQSQSPVDRSGKQTPVKPPRTSTPTRRSQGSHVGTERQSMPSTDEPVESSESERDSDLAGGSSAAADPKRRHLPRHVGTIEDHESTGLVSQESFDELPYVPTTLPEERAHGVPLVPMKDRANMELKTCPVERPRSTTPLNPSHLEEYCGIVTPQEQAHELSGSVPVRGEKLRISLPRKDSTKERVQSAKSPRRPSNTSGKSWFEFAEEGLRATSSNLERKDSNKQLLQKQTQPELDIKTKVAVSKATTTTVQTTQTQITPTSGTTTTQRKLSGHWIDFENIPEKRKPPKRITVLPKDGVVTSTSSSRVHATTSSVQHISQPQTHTHSHGHDHQPAQPDVTMDGKIHYNYVKPEDCQCECHETKREGGTGAGADDNASAAVADDEMEGVTSSKSITSVDLLQQGEDMLPLLDPDTQDGIEPSDSSREYSCYTDDEMDVPMRRASSSRLKGNSSKLDEFPRRDVSHSPRNRKFPDNRK; from the exons ATGGATGCGCGAAAACAGAAGCGGCTCGGCGCCGCGCCAATTGCATCGTTCGAGAAGTCGTTTGAGGACACGGCAGCAGCGGGCAACACGGCCCACACCAGCACAACAAGCGCTATGACAAGCAGCAGCTCAgccacagcagcagcagttATGCCAGCAGCGTCTATCTCGGGTTCAACGAAGTTCAATGCGTCGCAGGAACATGAAGCGCTTGCCAAGGACATTCACAGCAATGGCGAGATGTTG ATGGAGCCACGCGAGCACATTAATAAAACAGCTGCGGACACAGCAACCGCAATAGGGAAAGCAAGAAATGCCCAAGCAGAACAACCTAGTATTGCCGTATCGTTGTCGGGAAGTGCTGTAGTTGCAACAGACGCCATCGCTGCCGCCGCTGCAGTCAGCCCAAGCAATAGAACTAAACACGAAGGCAACAATACGAGGCGACCACCTCTTTTAAAGGCGACCATTTCCGCCAGCACTACAGCAGGTGGCGGCGACACTGTTGGTCAGCCTCAAACGCAGCATCAGCAGCTGGCGGCTGGAGTAGGAGGAGCGTATAAGGGAGCCACTACACTTGCCACACCATCCACGCCCCGCATCGAACTAAGTCGTGCATCGTCGTCATCGCATCACGAAGAGGACAGCCGGGAAAGCAGTCCCGAGAATGTGTTCGAACAG GTTGGCACTGGCACCCTACAGGAAACAATCGGACTGGGCTTTCGCGAAGAGGGCGCCCTGGAGCTACGAAGCTCAACCGAGGAATTGTACTTTATGGATCCGGAGCAGAAGAAAGAGGAGCAGGAGAAgatacaacaacagcag caagtGAAACGCTCCTCCCCGCACATCTTCAAATTCGACGATCATCAAAGCTATTTGCAACAGCACCAGCGCAAAGACTCGGCCAGTTCCGAGGTCGCTGCATTGCTTTGTATTTCCGGACGCACAAGTCGCATATCTAGCGTTGGCAGTCAGGGTTCGGCTGTGAGTCGACTCTCAGCGGTATCGGGCGTTTCACGTTCGCCTTCACCTCATCGCATGCTTTTGGAGACATCATTTTGTGGTCCAAAGCCTTTGGAAAACGTAGTGGACGGTCGAGTTTCAACCACCATTGAGCCACCGACTGTTGAATTACTTGAGCAAGTTTTGCTGTCACGTAAGCACGATCCAACACAGGCTGTTTTGGCGGAAGGTATTACAGTGGAAAGTTCACCGAAGAAGAAGCCGACATCGCTATCAAACGGTGAAGCTAAACCGCCAATGAAAAGTACTAAGAAAGCAGAGCGACCCAATGCTGTAGCCATTGCACCTGGTGGTGTTGCAAAGCCAGTTATGGGGGCTCAGCGAAGAAGTAATAAAAGCCCTGGACAAATGGTAATTGGAAAAACACCCAGCGGCACCGAGTATATACGCATTAACCTGAAGCCTGACTATATGTATAACGACAAAGGTATTGCCCCCCATGAGAAAATTGTGGAGGCTCCTAACAGCATTGCTCCGCTTTATTCGCGAAGTCAAAAGAAGCCTGCTTCATTAAGTTTAGGTCGGACCGCTGTGGATGAAAATCGGCTTACACCCACGGCTAGTCCTAAGCCTACGCGACACGGTGCTTTGACTAAGGATACACATGGTAGTCGTTCACCTTCACCAGCCACTGTTTCAGTTTCGAGAAAGAGTTCATTTAGTTCGCTGTTTCGACTAGGCGGTAAAGACTCACCTGATTCACCCCGTGAACGTTCACGATCCCGCAGTAAAAGTAAAGAACGCCCAACGCCGCAGTCACAAAACGTTACGCCAAGTAAACAGAAATCCGTTTTAGCGATTTTCAAACCAGGAAAACGTGGAAGTAATGCAGGCGCCGATGCTAAATCTTCGAAGAGCTCCTCACCTATCGATGGGCATGAGCTTCAGCAACAGATGCAACAAATGCGCAGTAAGTCACACACTCCATCATCGACTACCACTGGAGGTGGATCTCGCCCTGCCAGTAGGTTACGTTATTACGATGAACCTGTGGAAGGCGTAATACACATACCTCTTCATACCCCACCAGAGGAAAAAGAGGCACGCAAGCTATTGCACGGTATACAACAACTCAATGCCGAGCCGATGCGTCCGGTTCCAACTGCAATAACTGCTAGCCAGCTTGCAGCGGCCGCTGCTGCTTTGAAACCAGTGGGCGCTCGTAAAGGTTCAGGAAGTGGATCTTCAGGTAGTGGCCAATCGCAACCACGTtcacaacaggtggaaaaactaCAACGCCTCGAAAATCTTGATGCAATACACACTCTTTCACAGGAAGATGACAATAAAGAACGTACATGGAGCTTAGAAGTGAACAAGTATAGCTCACAGGACTCACAGGAGACAGCTGGTTCTGAAACCAGCTATGCAAGTGCTATAAAAGTCAATATTCGTTCAAATTTGGCCAATGTTAAAGAAAATGTTGTGCAAGAAAATGGCATGGCAGCGGAAGCTGAAATTCATCGTTTACCCTCTGTGGATAGTGGCGGTGAAACAAAGATTGTTGAGACTGTAGCTACAGTCAATGTAAACATTACACAAGTTCAGCCTGAAAATGAACATACAAAAGAAAAGCGTCGATTACTTTTCACCACACGTTTAGGTTCAGGTAGTCAGGATCCAATATTTTCTACACAATTTAGTATTTCTAAAACCGAAAGTCAATCCAGCCAACTTTCAGAGCAGGTTCAAGAGACAATAATAGAAAGCCCTGGCTCAGAGACTTTACACAGGCAAGGCACAGTAATCCGTCGCTCAGAGGAAGAAGTGGAATTGAATGCTTCAACAAAAATACAAGAATCTAAAGAGTCTATGAAATTGCCGCCGAAACGACGGACCTCTACGGAGATTTCAGCTCGGCGGCAGAAATCGATTTCCACATCAGAAGATGAAAAGCATATTGTGCAAACAACAGTGACTGCAGTGGTTATGCGTCGTAAGGAATCTCATGAGGAACCACGGAGAAAATCACGTTCTACTTCCGAAGACGATGCAGATGCTGGTGGTGGGATTGTGAATCAACGACATTCACGTTACTTGGAAAATTTCGATGTGCGAAAAAAGTATCATGAGAATGTGCCACGAAAACCTAAAAGGCAAAGTGTTTCGGAACCAAAACATGGTGACAGCACGGAGGATGCGATTGTTCACGTCGCAGAACAGCGCGACGACCAAAAGTTATCAAAGCAACATCAGCAACGGAAACCGACACTGCCTCAACCACCACCACCATCTACAGCTCCTTCACCATCACCTCCCCCAACTACTTCATCCGTGGCTGGAAGTCGTTCGCCAACGCCCACACAACGTGTACCGCGCTCACAATCACAGTCACCTGTAGATCGCTCCGGAAAACAAACGCCCGTTAAACCACCTCGAACCTCTACACCCACACGTCGCTCACAGGGCTCTCATGTCGGAACAGAAAGACAATCAATGCCTTCAACCGATGAACCAGTCGAATCATCTGAAAGCGAACGAGACTCGGACCTAGCTGGCGGCTCGTCAGCTGCAGCCGATCCTAAGCGCCGACATTTGCCTCGTCATGTTGGGACAATTGAAGACCATGAAAGCACAGGACTCGTGTCGCAAGAGTCTTTTGATGAGCTTCCTTATGTGCCAACCACGTTACCAGAGGAACGTGCACATGGTGTGCCACTTGTTCCCATGAAAGATCGAGCCAATATGGAATTGAAAACATGTCCCGTGGAACGACCACGCTCAACTACACCACTGAATCCTTCACACTTAGAAGAATATTGTGGAATAGTTACACCTCAGGAACAAGCACACGAACTTAGCGGTTCAGTTCCAGTTCGTGGTGAAAAACTACgaataagtttgccacgaaaagACTCTACAAAAGAGCGAGTACAAAGCGCAAAGTCCCCTCGACGACCATCTAATACCAGCGGCAAGTCCTGGTTTGAGTTTGCCGAAGAAGGTCTTCGTGCTACTTCGTCAAATTTGGAACGTAAGGACTCCAATAAACAATTGCTGCAGAAGCAGACACAACCCGAGTTGGATATCAAAACCAAAGTTGCTGTCAGCAAAGCGACAACAACTACCGTGCAGACCACGCAAACACAAATCACACCAACGTcgggcacaacaacaacacaacgaAAACTCTCCGGACACTGGATAGATTTCGAAAACATACCAGAAAAGCGCAAGCCACCAAAACGAATCACGGTTTTACCCAAAGACGGTGTTGTAACTAGCACCAGCAGCAGCCGAGTTCATGCCACCACTTCGAGTGTTCAACATATATCGCAGCCCCAGACGCATACACATAGTCATGGACATGACCATCAACCAGCACAACCTGATGTGACAATGGATGGCAAAATTCATTACAACTATGTGAAGCCGGAGGATTGTCAATGTGAGTGTCATGAAACCAAACGTGAAGGTGGCACAGGCGCTGGAGCGGACGACAACGCGAGCGCAGCCGTTGCAGATGATGAGATGGAGGGTGTAACAAGCAGCAAATCCATAACCAGTGTTGATCTGCTACAACAAGGAGAGGACATGTTGCCATTACTGGATCCCGATACTCAAGATGGAATTGAACCAAG tgACTCGTCGCGTGAGTATAGTTGCTACACGGATGACGAGATGGACGTGCCAATGCGACGGGCAAGTTCAAGTCGCTTAAAAGGGAATTCCTCTAAG ttggaCGAGTTTCCGCGGCGTGATGTTTCGCACAGTCCCCGAAATCGAAAGTTTCCAGACAATCGCAAGTGA